Proteins co-encoded in one Rhizobium lusitanum genomic window:
- a CDS encoding type II toxin-antitoxin system Phd/YefM family antitoxin, which produces MSVTVKVAEAKAHLSELLARVEAGEEVIISRGNDPIAVLSRIRKENDIDKTIAEIRAMRQMAKPVTQEEIRAWRDEGRA; this is translated from the coding sequence ATGAGCGTCACCGTCAAGGTCGCAGAGGCCAAGGCCCATCTTTCCGAATTGCTGGCTCGCGTCGAGGCCGGTGAAGAGGTCATCATTTCCCGCGGCAACGATCCGATCGCCGTATTATCGCGCATTCGCAAGGAGAACGATATCGACAAAACGATTGCCGAGATCCGAGCGATGCGTCAGATGGCCAAGCCGGTTACCCAAGAGGAAATCCGCGCCTGGCGCGATGAGGGCCGCGCGTAA
- a CDS encoding type II toxin-antitoxin system VapC family toxin, translating into MSFVVDASIAASWFLPDEQSETAERLIGALAVTPGLVPSLFWFEARNLFVMAERRGRLPAGAALTATLKLRSLPLDDRGSGNDVAIVDLAIRHGLSGYDASYVALAKSANAPLATADRKMASAARSEGIAIVGPLEHEH; encoded by the coding sequence ATGTCTTTCGTCGTGGACGCCTCTATCGCCGCCAGCTGGTTTCTTCCCGATGAGCAGAGCGAAACCGCCGAGCGCCTGATTGGCGCACTCGCCGTCACACCAGGCCTGGTTCCATCGCTGTTCTGGTTCGAGGCCCGCAATCTGTTTGTCATGGCCGAGCGCCGTGGTCGATTGCCGGCCGGGGCAGCGCTGACTGCGACATTGAAGCTGCGCAGTCTGCCACTCGACGACCGCGGCTCGGGCAATGATGTCGCCATCGTCGATCTCGCTATCCGGCATGGCCTCTCGGGTTATGACGCCAGCTACGTTGCGCTTGCGAAATCTGCCAATGCGCCGTTGGCAACCGCCGACCGGAAGATGGCAAGCGCAGCCAGAAGCGAAGGCATTGCGATCGTGGGACCACTTGAGCATGAGCACTGA
- a CDS encoding site-specific integrase, translating to MSTDRYPADLPVLKRAEELDALDAILPFDRRDQLATLLTDDDVATLKHLAQEGMGDNTLRALASDLGYLEAWCQLATGAPLPWPAPESLALKFVAHHLWDPVERAEDPNHGMPAEVEAALRAEGFLRVDGPHAPDTVRRRLTSWSILTRWRGLTGSFTAPSLKTALRLAVRAAPRQRRRKSKKAATGDILAKLLATCAGDRLVDRRDRALLLLAFASGGRRRSEVAGLRFEDLIDEEPVRADPTDANSPPLPCLTISLGRTKTTTADDDEHVVLIGRPVIALKHWLAEAKIDTGPVFRRIDQWGNIDRRALTPQSVNFILKARVKQAGLDPEMFSAHGLRSGYLTEAANRGIPLPEAMQQSQHKSVTQAASYYNNAERKNGRAARLVI from the coding sequence ATGAGCACTGATCGGTATCCAGCGGATTTACCGGTTCTGAAGCGCGCCGAAGAACTCGATGCGCTCGACGCCATTCTTCCCTTCGATCGCCGCGACCAGCTGGCAACGCTGCTGACTGACGACGATGTCGCCACTTTAAAACACCTGGCGCAAGAGGGCATGGGCGACAATACGCTACGGGCGCTTGCCTCAGACCTTGGCTATCTCGAGGCCTGGTGCCAGCTTGCCACCGGCGCTCCCCTCCCCTGGCCGGCGCCCGAAAGCTTGGCTCTCAAATTCGTCGCCCATCACCTCTGGGATCCGGTCGAGCGCGCCGAGGATCCAAACCACGGCATGCCGGCCGAGGTCGAGGCGGCATTGCGCGCTGAAGGTTTTCTACGGGTCGACGGCCCGCATGCACCAGACACCGTGCGGCGGCGTCTGACCTCCTGGTCGATCCTGACGCGCTGGCGTGGCCTGACGGGATCCTTCACCGCTCCGTCCCTGAAGACTGCCCTGCGGCTGGCCGTTCGCGCTGCGCCGCGGCAACGCCGCCGCAAGAGCAAAAAGGCCGCGACCGGCGACATCCTGGCGAAACTCCTGGCAACCTGCGCCGGTGATCGTCTGGTCGATCGCCGCGATCGCGCGCTGCTGCTCCTCGCCTTCGCCTCCGGTGGCCGTAGGCGTTCGGAAGTGGCGGGCTTGCGGTTCGAGGACCTGATCGACGAGGAGCCAGTGCGTGCTGATCCGACCGACGCAAACTCCCCTCCCCTCCCCTGCCTGACGATCAGCCTCGGCCGCACCAAGACGACGACGGCCGATGATGACGAACACGTCGTGTTGATCGGCCGGCCGGTAATCGCCTTGAAACATTGGCTAGCGGAGGCCAAGATCGACACCGGCCCGGTGTTTCGACGCATCGATCAGTGGGGCAATATCGATCGGCGGGCATTGACGCCGCAATCGGTCAACTTCATCCTCAAGGCACGCGTCAAGCAGGCCGGCCTAGACCCGGAGATGTTCTCGGCGCATGGGCTGCGATCGGGCTATCTCACCGAGGCCGCCAATCGTGGCATCCCCCTCCCCGAGGCCATGCAGCAGTCGCAGCACAAGTCGGTGACGCAGGCGGCGAGCTACTACAACAATGCCGAACGCAAAAATGGACGAGCTGCCAGGCTGGTGATCTAG
- the repA gene encoding plasmid partitioning protein RepA: MAKARSQLTETLAPKRPITEVIASDGAALSEELQAMRQVLFPPIAQKVLRSFSSVESAKLIGIADAYLRQLSLNGKGPQPTINSGGRRSYTLDQINEIRAVLDENSKGKRYVPRRRGDEHCQVMAVVNFKGGSGKTTTAAHLAQYLALQGYRVLAVDLDPQASLTALHGYQPEYDIGANETMYAAVRYDETRRPLSEVIRKSYISGLDLVPGNLELMEYEHDTPRALAERSAEPFFGRVASALGTVSDDYDVMVLDCPPQLGFLTLGALCASTGLLITAHPQMLDVMSMCQFLLMASDLLSVVQESGGDLDYDFIRYVVTRYEPSDGPQAQMVGFMRSLFRERVLTNTMLKSTAISGAGLSKQTLYEVGREDFLKNTYERAIESLNAVNGEIETLIKQAWGRAA; this comes from the coding sequence ATGGCGAAGGCTCGTAGTCAACTAACAGAGACACTCGCACCAAAGCGCCCGATAACCGAAGTTATCGCGAGTGATGGCGCGGCGTTATCCGAGGAACTGCAAGCCATGCGGCAGGTGCTTTTCCCGCCAATTGCGCAGAAGGTATTGCGTTCATTTTCGTCGGTCGAATCGGCAAAACTGATCGGTATCGCTGATGCGTATCTTCGGCAGCTTTCGCTTAATGGCAAGGGACCGCAGCCGACAATTAACTCCGGTGGTCGCCGCTCATACACGCTCGACCAGATCAATGAGATTCGAGCTGTTCTTGATGAAAATTCGAAGGGCAAGCGTTACGTTCCCCGTCGTCGGGGTGACGAGCACTGCCAAGTCATGGCTGTTGTGAATTTTAAGGGCGGTAGTGGTAAGACGACGACCGCAGCACATCTGGCACAGTATCTCGCGTTACAAGGATATAGGGTTCTTGCGGTTGATTTGGATCCGCAAGCGTCTCTCACTGCTCTGCATGGCTATCAACCGGAATATGATATCGGCGCTAACGAGACAATGTACGCAGCCGTGCGATATGACGAGACCCGGAGACCTCTGAGCGAAGTTATTCGCAAGAGTTACATTTCCGGTCTTGACCTTGTTCCTGGCAATCTCGAGCTCATGGAATACGAGCACGACACACCGCGCGCGCTTGCCGAACGTTCTGCCGAGCCCTTCTTTGGCCGCGTAGCATCAGCTCTCGGCACTGTTTCCGATGATTACGACGTGATGGTTCTGGACTGCCCACCGCAGCTCGGTTTCTTGACGCTAGGGGCTCTCTGCGCTTCGACAGGATTGCTCATTACCGCGCATCCCCAGATGCTTGACGTGATGTCGATGTGTCAATTCCTTCTGATGGCATCGGACCTGCTGAGCGTTGTTCAGGAATCCGGGGGCGATCTCGATTATGATTTCATTCGGTATGTGGTGACGCGCTACGAGCCTTCCGACGGTCCACAAGCGCAGATGGTGGGGTTCATGCGGTCGCTGTTCCGAGAGCGTGTCCTAACCAACACGATGCTGAAATCGACCGCCATCTCGGGCGCTGGCTTATCAAAGCAGACGCTTTACGAGGTCGGTCGTGAGGACTTTTTGAAAAACACCTACGAAAGAGCGATTGAATCGCTCAACGCCGTCAATGGTGAGATTGAAACCTTGATCAAGCAGGCGTGGGGTAGGGCCGCATGA
- the repB gene encoding plasmid partitioning protein RepB, whose amino-acid sequence MSRKEVLKAMLTRREQELPPGNLQPETDSPEPAITPERKLQHIRSGAVGAMGRSLGSIASAADQARALIAAGSAVIEISPDKIEGSFVADRLLDDGEDYQKLRNAISESGQKSPILVRPHPTKPDRYQIAFGHRRVRVLAALERPVKAVVQNLTDEELVVIQGQENSARSDLSYIERGLFALALEERGFDRRVIMSSLAMEKTQLSKLMSVAHSLPRALIEAIGPAPKAGRPRWAALTDRLNQTKKRSELNALLDSREFKVADTNERFSQVMEILSTQRAAKRPESIKTREGTRLASIERSGSKINLVFDDRASPEFADYVASQLETLHRSYLGTRKAEKAER is encoded by the coding sequence ATGAGCAGAAAAGAGGTGCTAAAGGCAATGCTAACTCGTCGGGAGCAGGAGTTGCCACCTGGCAACTTGCAGCCTGAAACCGATAGCCCAGAGCCTGCGATAACGCCGGAGCGGAAGTTGCAACACATACGCTCTGGTGCTGTCGGTGCTATGGGGCGCTCACTCGGAAGTATTGCAAGCGCGGCCGACCAAGCGAGAGCCCTGATCGCGGCCGGTTCAGCCGTGATTGAAATCTCTCCTGACAAAATTGAGGGTTCATTTGTTGCTGATCGGCTGTTGGACGATGGCGAAGACTATCAAAAGCTCCGCAATGCCATTAGCGAATCTGGACAAAAGAGTCCGATCCTCGTGCGACCGCATCCGACGAAACCGGACAGGTATCAGATCGCTTTCGGTCATCGAAGGGTTCGTGTTCTCGCAGCGTTGGAGCGCCCGGTTAAAGCTGTCGTTCAAAATCTTACAGATGAAGAGCTAGTTGTTATCCAGGGTCAGGAAAACTCAGCTCGATCGGATCTTAGCTACATCGAGCGCGGTCTCTTTGCTTTGGCGTTAGAAGAGCGAGGCTTTGACCGTCGCGTCATTATGTCATCGCTCGCGATGGAGAAGACGCAGCTTTCAAAGTTGATGAGTGTTGCGCACTCTTTGCCTCGTGCTCTGATAGAGGCAATCGGTCCGGCACCAAAGGCAGGGCGACCACGTTGGGCTGCGCTGACTGACCGTCTTAACCAGACTAAGAAGAGATCGGAGCTGAATGCGCTGCTGGATAGCCGAGAATTCAAGGTCGCCGACACGAATGAGCGCTTCAGCCAGGTGATGGAGATTCTATCCACGCAACGCGCTGCTAAACGGCCTGAGAGCATCAAAACCCGCGAAGGTACGAGGCTCGCCTCAATCGAGCGATCTGGCTCGAAGATCAATCTTGTCTTTGACGATCGAGCTTCACCTGAATTTGCAGATTATGTGGCGTCTCAACTTGAGACTCTTCATCGATCATATCTTGGGACCCGCAAAGCTGAAAAAGCCGAGCGATGA
- the repC gene encoding plasmid replication protein RepC has protein sequence METGYVTTPFGRRPMTLGMLASQKLTREIDPAKSVDKWKIYRALCEAKPLLGVTDRALAVLNALLSFYPKNDLCEDNGLVVFPSNAQLSLRSHGMAEQTIRRHLAALVEAGLLIRKDSPNGKRYARRGREGEVSDAFGFSLAPLLSRAEEFEHLAATVVAERLHIQQLRERISLCRRDIAKLIETAVAEQLGGDWQGIYLGFRSLIEDLPRFPTTAALENLLEELVILRDDIVIQLEMQLKTQKQSGNPYQNERHIQNSNPESYSDLEPSFETKQGATTVDKPDLTTVPMVGKPEVSVDGRQSGRRKAAERDAGANADARGDLKSFPLGLVLQACPQIIDYGPGGAIGSWRDLLSAGVVVRTMLNVSPSAYQDACLAMGPENAATVMACILERGGHINSAGGYLRDLTRRTEKEQFAIGPMLMSLVRANAPTGQRTG, from the coding sequence ATGGAAACTGGATATGTGACGACGCCCTTTGGGCGGCGGCCGATGACGCTTGGCATGCTCGCAAGTCAAAAGCTGACGCGCGAAATCGACCCTGCCAAGTCGGTCGACAAATGGAAAATTTATCGCGCGCTTTGTGAAGCCAAGCCACTGCTCGGCGTCACCGATCGTGCGCTCGCCGTGCTGAACGCTCTCTTGAGCTTCTACCCGAAGAACGACCTTTGCGAAGATAACGGCCTGGTCGTTTTCCCCTCGAATGCCCAGCTGTCATTGCGGTCGCATGGCATGGCCGAGCAAACGATCCGACGCCACCTCGCCGCCCTGGTCGAGGCTGGGCTGCTCATCCGCAAGGACAGCCCGAACGGTAAACGTTACGCCCGCCGGGGTAGGGAAGGGGAGGTCAGTGACGCTTTTGGCTTTTCATTGGCTCCATTGCTTTCTCGCGCCGAAGAGTTCGAACATCTAGCTGCCACAGTGGTGGCCGAGCGCCTCCATATCCAGCAGCTGCGTGAGCGCATCAGCCTCTGCCGTCGCGACATAGCAAAACTGATCGAGACGGCAGTTGCTGAGCAGCTCGGCGGCGATTGGCAGGGCATATATCTGGGTTTCAGAAGCCTGATCGAGGACCTCCCACGCTTCCCAACGACAGCAGCATTGGAGAATCTGCTCGAGGAACTGGTCATTTTGCGTGATGACATCGTCATCCAATTGGAAATGCAGCTGAAAACACAAAAACAAAGCGGCAATCCCTATCAAAATGAGCGTCACATACAGAATTCAAACCCCGAATCTTATTCTGATCTTGAACCAAGCTTCGAAACGAAGCAGGGCGCGACAACGGTGGATAAACCTGACCTGACAACCGTACCGATGGTGGGGAAACCCGAAGTATCCGTTGACGGGCGGCAATCGGGTAGGCGGAAAGCAGCCGAGCGGGACGCTGGAGCGAATGCGGATGCCCGCGGCGATCTCAAATCATTCCCGCTGGGTCTCGTTCTTCAAGCCTGCCCGCAGATCATCGATTACGGGCCGGGCGGTGCGATCGGCAGTTGGCGTGACCTGTTGTCGGCTGGCGTCGTCGTCCGAACCATGCTGAATGTCAGCCCATCTGCTTATCAGGATGCCTGCCTGGCCATGGGGCCGGAAAATGCCGCGACGGTGATGGCCTGCATTCTCGAGCGCGGTGGACATATCAACTCGGCCGGCGGCTATCTC